The Nitrospirota bacterium genome has a window encoding:
- a CDS encoding aspartate-semialdehyde dehydrogenase has protein sequence MLKHKASYIVSVVGATGAVGNEMITCLESRKFPIERLLLFASERSEGLKINFRGHEIPVETINEDSFKGIDIALFSAGGERSKLWAPIAANSGCVVIDNSSQWRMDPNVPLVVPEVNSHDLKWHKGIIANPNCSTIQMVVVLKPIHDAGRIKRVVVTTFQSVSGTGKKAMDELLEQTKDILGFKPVRCNVYPHQIAFNILPHIDKFLPNGYTKEEMKMVNETRKIMGDETIKVTATTVRVPVFRCHSESLNIETQKKLTPDEVRAILSRASGVVVYDAPEKNIYPIPVDVAGKDETYVGRIRQDDSIPNGINMWIVADNLRKGAALNAVQIAEKLIELA, from the coding sequence ATGCTCAAGCACAAAGCAAGTTATATAGTTTCCGTTGTTGGTGCAACAGGTGCAGTTGGAAACGAGATGATAACTTGTCTTGAGTCCAGGAAATTTCCGATTGAAAGGCTTCTGCTTTTTGCCTCGGAGCGCTCAGAGGGCTTAAAGATTAATTTTCGTGGGCACGAAATCCCTGTAGAGACCATTAATGAGGACTCTTTCAAGGGCATAGATATTGCGCTTTTTTCAGCAGGCGGGGAGCGCTCTAAGCTCTGGGCTCCTATCGCCGCTAACTCAGGCTGTGTTGTCATTGACAATTCAAGCCAGTGGAGGATGGACCCAAATGTTCCGCTTGTTGTCCCTGAGGTCAACAGCCATGACCTCAAGTGGCATAAGGGCATAATTGCAAACCCCAACTGCTCCACCATACAGATGGTCGTTGTGCTTAAGCCCATACACGATGCAGGAAGGATAAAAAGGGTTGTGGTCACGACATTTCAGTCTGTCTCGGGCACTGGCAAAAAGGCAATGGATGAGCTCCTCGAGCAGACAAAAGACATCCTCGGCTTTAAGCCTGTCAGGTGCAATGTCTATCCCCATCAGATTGCATTCAACATCCTGCCTCACATAGACAAGTTCCTTCCTAATGGCTATACAAAAGAAGAGATGAAGATGGTCAATGAGACAAGAAAGATAATGGGCGACGAAACTATAAAGGTGACTGCAACCACTGTAAGGGTGCCTGTGTTTAGATGTCATTCGGAGAGCTTAAACATAGAGACCCAAAAGAAGCTCACCCCGGATGAGGTGAGGGCAATTCTTTCAAGGGCATCTGGTGTTGTGGTTTATGATGCGCCCGAAAAAAATATTTACCCCATTCCTGTTGATGTTGCAGGTAAAGACGAAACCTATGTAGGAAGAATTCGGCAGGACGACTCCATACCTAATGGCATAAACATGTGGATAGTTGCGGATAACCTAAGAAAAGGTGCTGCACTTAATGCAGTTCAGATCGCAGAAAAACTCATTGAATTGGCTTAA